Proteins found in one Venturia canescens isolate UGA chromosome 8, ASM1945775v1, whole genome shotgun sequence genomic segment:
- the LOC122414510 gene encoding sodium- and chloride-dependent GABA transporter 1-like, translated as MTEKIYYWGEERESVDPDQTFIEFKAKSSKVGESSRSSVHKRIVTSPPGKGNNEIGNREEDDERGGWDNKLDFLFSCISVSVGLGNVWRFPYLCYKNGGGAFLVTYGIAMIFCGIPIFFQEVAIGQYLGAGGMTLVGQLCPLLQGVGYATMTIVFFLDVYYCIIIAWTLFYLIATFTRLPELPWSNCGNWWNTDNCSDLVAHRPEVPPSNTTSLLDANNASSRMNFTGNVTLHHTTPVEEFWERRVLGMSDGIEEIGGMQWELLGCLTLGWLLVYLIIRRGLHQSGKVIWFSALFPYVVLFILLARAVTLEGARDGLLYYITPRWEELRKPGPWIDGATQIFFAYSIGTGALPALGSYNKFHHNCYKDALITCVVNTLTCLLAGCVTFSILGHIAMEQATEVSNVVKSGPGLVFITYPEVVLKLPGAPIWAAIFFIMLIILGIDSEFCIVESFITGVVDNWPETLRPHRAKFTIAICSLMFLLGIPMVTHGGVYIFQLMDFYSASRMSILWVCFFQTIAISWIFGAQKFSDCVHQMMGIRMNKFWHICLLVFAPVIMAFIFVFQCVQYTPLKYGSNYEYPTWAEVLGFFFSFSSMIWIPGYAIYYLLATPGTVKENFAKGLKPNIKSRAKLPKGDRTAVIPMSESSAGLITKNNSFLSQS; from the exons ATGAcagagaaaatatattattgGGGGGAGGAAAGAGAGTCGGTTGATCCCGATCAAACATTCATTGAGTTCAAGGCGAAATCGTCCAAGGTCGGGGAATCGTCTCGCTCCTCCGTACATAAAAGGATCGTAACAAGTCCACCGGGCAAAGGGAACAATGAAATTGGAAATCGCGAGGAGGACGACGAGCGAGGCGGGTGGGACAATAAGctcgattttcttttctcctgcATCAGCGTTTCCGTCGGCCTCGGGAATGTTTGGCGATTTCCTTATCTCTGTTACAAAAATGGCGGCG GCGCTTTTCTCGTCACCTACGGGATCGCCATGATATTCTGCGGCATTCCAATATTCTTTCAAGAAGTTGCGATCGGCCAGTATCTCGGCGCGGGTGGGATGACGTTGGTCGGCCAATTGTGCCCCCTCCTGCAAG GTGTCGGATACGCCACGATGACGATCGTCTTCTTCCTCGACGTATATTATTGCATAATAATCGCATGGACCCTCTTCTACCTGATCGCGACGTTCACAAGGTTGCCCGAGCTGCCCTGGAGCAATTGTG GCAACTGGTGGAACACCGACAATTGCTCCGACCTCGTGGCCCACCGGCCGGAAGTTCCCCCCTCGAACACCACCAGCCTCCTGGACGCCAATAACGCTTCTAGTCGAATGAACTTCACCGGAAATGTTACTCTCCATCACACGACCCCCGTCGAGGAATTTTGGGA ACGGAGAGTGCTGGGAATGAGCGACGGGATCGAGGAGATCGGCGGCATGCAATGGGAGCTGCTGGGCTGCCTGACCCTCGGCTGGCTCCTGGTGTACCTCATCATCCGACGAGGTCTCCATCAAAGTGGTAAGGTCATCTGGTTTTCAGCTTTGTTCCCGTACGTCGTTCTTTTCATACTTTTGGCAAGAGCCGTTACCTTGGAGGGGGCTCGGGACGGTCTCCTTTATTACATCACACCCAGATGGGAAGAGCTACGAAAGCCTGGCCCTTGGATCGACGGCGCGACTCAAATATTCTTCGCGTACAGCATCGGTACCGGTGCACTTCCGGCTCTTGGATcttacaataaatttcatcACAATTGTTACAA GGACGCCCTCATCACTTGCGTCGTTAACACGCTGACGTGCCTCCTCGCCGGGTGCGTGACTTTTTCCATCCTGGGACACATCGCCATGGAACAAGCGACCGAGGTCTCCAACGTCGTCAAAAGTGGCCCGGGACTCGTTTTCATCACTTACCCGGAAGTCGTCCTCAAACTACCGGGCGCCCCGATCTGGGcggccatttttttcatcatgctCATT ATTCTGGGAATCGACAGCGAGTTCTGCATCGTTGAGTCCTTCATAACTGGGGTCGTCGACAATTGGCCGGAGACCCTCCGACCTCACCGCGCCAAATTCACCATCGCCATTTGCTCTCTCATGTTCTTACTGGGCATTCCGATGGTCACGCAC GGCGGTGTTTACATCTTTCAACTGATGGATTTCTACTCGGCGAGTAGAATGTCGATTCTGTGGGTGTGTTTTTTCCAGACGATCGCAATATCGTGGATCTTCGGAGCTCAAAAGTTCAGCGACTGCGTTCACCAAATGATGGGAATTCGAATGAACAAATTTTGGCACATTTGCCTGCTCGTGTTCGCTCCGGTTATCATGGCG ttcattttcgtttttcaatgcGTCCAATACACGCCTCTGAAGTACGGAAGCAATTACGAGTATCCCACGTGGGCCGAAGTCCTCggatttttcttcagtttttcctCCATGATTTGGATTCCGGGCTACGCGATTTACTACCTTTTGGCAACTCCTGGCACCGTCAAAGAG AACTTCGCTAAAGGGCTGAAACCGAACATCAAGTCACGAGCAAAGCTACCCAAAGGGGACCGAACGGCCGTGATTCCCATGTCCGAGAGCAGTGCAGGCCTCATTACAAAAAACAACAGTTTTCTCAGTCAATCATGA